Genomic window (Candidatus Neomarinimicrobiota bacterium):
ACGCATTGGATATTACTTATGCCCAGAATCTGGGCATCAACATCAATAATCTCCTGGTATCCCAGCCCGACAATGGAGAACAGGCCCTGGAAATCACGGAAACTCTTGTCAGGAGTAATGCTCTGGATATTATTGTGGTGGATTCGGTTGCAGCCCTGGTTCCCCGGGCGGAAATTGAAGGAGAAATGGGGGATAGCCACGTGGGATTACAGGCTCGGCTCATGAGTCAGGCTCTGCGGAAACTGACAGGTGCTGTCAGTAAATCAAACATAGCGGTTATTTTTATTAACCAGATTCGGGAAAAGATTGGCGTGATGTTCGGAAATCCTGAAACCACCACCGGCGGCCGGGCTTTGAAATTTTATACAAGTGTCCGTATAGATGTCCGCCGTATCGGTTCCATAAAAAGCGGTGAAGATGTGCTGGGTAACCGGACCAAGGTTAAAATCGTGAAAAATAAAGTGGCACCACCCTTCAAAAGCTGTGAATTTGATATCATGTACGGAAAAGGAATATCCTATGAGGGTGATGTGCTGGATCTGGCGGCAACCTTGGATATCGTAACAAAATCCGGTTCCTGGTACAGCTATGGGGATGAACGCATCGGGCAGGGCAGGGAAAATGCCAAAGCCTATCTTACAGAACATCCGGAAGTGCTTAAAACCATTGCAGATGAAGTGAAATCTGCACTGGGGATGACACCACCGCTTCCGCCTGAAAAGGAATCATGATTCTTCAATCTCTGAAATACCAAAAACGCCGGAAAGAATGGCTGCTTATCTTCGATAACGGGAAAACGCTCTCCGTTAGTGATGAACTGAAAACAAAATATGGCCTGCAACCGGCATTGGACATTGGGGAAGACCGATTTTTAACTCTGAAAAATGAAGCCGAACGTCAATCCGCCTTTGAAAAGGCCATTGAATTACTCTCTTACAGGGAACACAGTTCCCATGAGTTGAGAACGAAAC
Coding sequences:
- the recA gene encoding recombinase RecA — its product is MGSQDREKALEMAISQIDRQFGKGSIMKMGEDRVIIPVSVISTGSLSLDAAIGVGGIPRGRITEIFGPESSGKTTLALQCIAEAQKNGGYAAFIDAEHALDITYAQNLGININNLLVSQPDNGEQALEITETLVRSNALDIIVVDSVAALVPRAEIEGEMGDSHVGLQARLMSQALRKLTGAVSKSNIAVIFINQIREKIGVMFGNPETTTGGRALKFYTSVRIDVRRIGSIKSGEDVLGNRTKVKIVKNKVAPPFKSCEFDIMYGKGISYEGDVLDLAATLDIVTKSGSWYSYGDERIGQGRENAKAYLTEHPEVLKTIADEVKSALGMTPPLPPEKES